A portion of the Eubacterium maltosivorans genome contains these proteins:
- the mutY gene encoding A/G-specific adenine glycosylase translates to MTKNILNFHKETARIFAENLLQWFYKSKRALPFRETKNPYNIWISEIMAQQTQIDTLIPYYHRFVEAFPDVTALATAPEDKVLKLWEGLGYYSRAKNLHKAAKIIHEEYDGIFPDHYDALIKLPGIGPYTGGAIASIAFKEKVPAIDGNVLRVISRFNNYSGDIADVKVKKAITDWVAQAIPDAPGDFNEGLMELGALVCTPTNPKCMICPERDICEAFKEGMTNQLPIKSKKQRQKKLEMEVGIIDMGGALYLVQRPEKGLLSGLWSFPIIEEEKTKPGNAIRQTLKTVFPDLPEGKVIGNSKHVFSHVIWNMTVYYFEIDPVMAAEAPEKYGDAQAAFKDREQLAAVALPTAFSKLLALL, encoded by the coding sequence ATGACGAAAAATATTTTAAATTTTCATAAAGAAACTGCACGTATTTTTGCCGAAAATCTTTTACAATGGTTTTACAAGTCAAAACGTGCCTTGCCTTTTCGCGAGACCAAAAACCCCTATAATATCTGGATCTCGGAAATTATGGCTCAACAAACCCAGATTGATACACTTATTCCCTATTATCATCGTTTTGTTGAGGCTTTTCCGGACGTAACAGCTCTGGCAACTGCGCCTGAGGATAAAGTTTTAAAGCTCTGGGAAGGACTAGGCTATTATTCCAGAGCGAAAAATCTTCATAAGGCAGCTAAAATAATCCATGAAGAATATGACGGTATTTTTCCAGATCATTACGACGCGCTCATTAAGCTCCCCGGCATCGGGCCGTATACCGGCGGTGCCATCGCCAGCATTGCTTTTAAAGAAAAAGTACCTGCTATTGACGGAAATGTCCTGCGTGTCATTTCACGCTTTAACAACTATAGCGGTGACATCGCTGATGTCAAAGTAAAAAAAGCCATTACTGACTGGGTCGCTCAGGCTATACCAGATGCTCCCGGCGATTTTAACGAAGGCCTCATGGAACTCGGCGCTCTGGTTTGTACCCCAACCAACCCAAAGTGCATGATTTGCCCAGAGAGGGATATCTGTGAAGCCTTTAAAGAAGGAATGACGAATCAATTACCCATAAAATCAAAAAAACAGCGTCAGAAAAAGCTTGAAATGGAAGTTGGGATTATCGATATGGGCGGTGCCCTTTATCTTGTTCAACGTCCAGAAAAAGGACTTCTCTCCGGCTTGTGGAGTTTCCCTATTATAGAGGAAGAAAAAACTAAGCCTGGTAACGCTATCCGTCAAACTTTAAAAACCGTTTTTCCTGATCTACCCGAAGGGAAAGTTATTGGCAACAGCAAGCATGTTTTCAGCCATGTTATTTGGAATATGACTGTCTATTATTTTGAAATTGATCCTGTGATGGCTGCTGAAGCACCAGAAAAATATGGCGATGCCCAAGCCGCCTTTAAAGACCGTGAACAACTGGCTGCGGTGGCATTGCCAACGGCATTCTCTAAATTATTAGCGTTGCTTTAA